The Pantoea sp. At-9b genome includes a window with the following:
- a CDS encoding YqjD family protein, which yields MSEKAEEQIKELAGAAQQKYGELTDDYGHQAKGAARKFAAQGGQAVQDAADVVREQVGENPVKAVAIAAGFGLLIGLLIGRR from the coding sequence ATGTCAGAAAAAGCAGAAGAGCAGATTAAGGAACTTGCCGGTGCGGCACAGCAAAAATACGGTGAGCTGACTGATGATTACGGCCACCAGGCGAAAGGCGCCGCGCGGAAATTTGCCGCCCAGGGCGGTCAGGCGGTTCAGGATGCGGCTGACGTTGTCCGCGAACAGGTTGGCGAAAATCCGGTCAAAGCGGTTGCGATTGCTGCCGGGTTTGGCCTGCTGATTGGCCTGCTTATCGGGCGGCGATGA
- the aqpZ gene encoding aquaporin Z: protein MLRKTAAEFFGTFWLVFGGCGSAVLSASFPQLGIGFAGVALAFGLTVLTMAYAVGHISGGHFNPAVTLGLWAGGRISFSDVIPYIIAQVIGGIAAAGVLYLIASGKAGFDVTASGFASNGFGEHSPGGYSLQAAVIAELVLTAFFLIVIHGATDKRAPAGFAPIAIGLALTLIHLISIPVTNTSVNPARSTAVAVFQGTWALQQLWVFWVVPLAGGVLGGLIYRFLLLSRD, encoded by the coding sequence ATGTTAAGAAAAACCGCTGCCGAATTCTTCGGCACGTTCTGGCTGGTCTTTGGGGGCTGCGGGAGTGCAGTGCTGTCTGCGTCCTTTCCGCAGCTGGGCATCGGATTTGCGGGCGTGGCGCTCGCGTTTGGCCTGACGGTACTGACGATGGCGTATGCCGTAGGTCATATTTCCGGCGGCCATTTCAATCCGGCAGTAACGCTGGGACTGTGGGCCGGTGGCCGCATCTCCTTCAGTGATGTCATCCCTTACATCATTGCTCAGGTCATCGGCGGTATCGCTGCTGCAGGCGTCCTGTACCTGATAGCAAGCGGAAAAGCAGGCTTTGACGTGACGGCCAGTGGCTTTGCCTCCAACGGGTTCGGCGAGCATTCTCCCGGCGGCTATTCACTTCAGGCAGCCGTCATCGCTGAGCTGGTCCTGACAGCGTTCTTCCTGATTGTCATTCATGGCGCAACCGATAAGCGTGCACCGGCCGGGTTTGCGCCGATTGCCATTGGTCTGGCGCTGACACTCATCCACCTTATCAGCATTCCGGTCACCAACACGTCCGTTAACCCGGCAAGAAGCACTGCGGTTGCCGTCTTTCAGGGCACTTGGGCGTTGCAGCAGCTCTGGGTGTTCTGGGTGGTGCCCCTAGCGGGCGGCGTTCTTGGCGGCCTGATTTACCGTTTTCTCCTGCTGAGCAGGGACTGA
- a CDS encoding transcriptional regulator — MDGHTSPGRFLAYLLAEHDLSVEKLCRRTGLDNADAWALLSGRLMITLAVAEQLGKVFRTPGFWLIRQAMWELELPADEQPD; from the coding sequence ATGGATGGTCACACCTCTCCCGGCCGGTTTCTAGCCTATCTCCTGGCAGAGCATGATCTGTCCGTTGAGAAGCTCTGCCGCCGGACCGGGCTGGATAATGCCGATGCCTGGGCGCTGCTGAGCGGGCGGCTGATGATCACCCTGGCAGTGGCAGAACAGCTGGGTAAGGTTTTCCGTACACCCGGATTCTGGCTCATCCGGCAGGCCATGTGGGAGCTGGAGCTACCGGCTGATGAACAGCCCGACTGA
- a CDS encoding tyrosine-type recombinase/integrase yields the protein MVLRLTIDAGQPLIRTHTFRNLSLTDLARAGWDIHEIAAFACHRRIQSTLLYIHFCARDLSNRFGCTV from the coding sequence GTGGTGCTCCGCCTGACCATAGATGCTGGTCAGCCACTCATCAGAACCCACACTTTCCGGAATCTCAGCCTGACGGACCTGGCTCGCGCCGGCTGGGACATCCATGAGATTGCCGCATTCGCCTGTCATCGTCGCATCCAGTCAACCCTGCTGTATATTCATTTCTGCGCCCGTGACCTGAGTAACCGCTTCGGTTGTACGGTATAG
- a CDS encoding glycogen synthesis protein GlgS has translation MQTLYNSENFYPEDFDFIAVSLARMNYQGRKVNVDQVAASMNEACRVRFLDNYRNYLSHFTDGDVR, from the coding sequence ATGCAGACGTTATATAACTCAGAAAATTTTTATCCGGAAGATTTCGATTTCATTGCAGTCAGTCTCGCCCGCATGAATTACCAGGGGCGTAAAGTAAACGTTGACCAGGTAGCGGCCAGTATGAACGAGGCATGCAGGGTCCGGTTCCTGGACAACTACCGAAACTATCTCAGCCACTTCACCGACGGGGATGTGCGCTGA